One Phaseolus vulgaris cultivar G19833 chromosome 11, P. vulgaris v2.0, whole genome shotgun sequence genomic window carries:
- the LOC137810488 gene encoding auxin response factor 4 isoform X1 produces the protein MEFDLNHEVTEVEKNAFCDRECEKDAGVSCWSSSTSSSSSSSSARVSSSYLELWHACAGPLTSLPKKGNVVVYFPQGHLEQVASFSPFTPMEIPSYDLQPQIFCRVVNVQLLANKENDEVYTQVTLLPQAELEGMNSEGKELEEFGAEEEGDERSPTKSTPHMFCKTLTASDTSTHGGFSVPRRAAEDCFPPLDYKQQRPSQELVAKDLHGVEWKFRHIYRGQPRRHLLTTGWSIFVSQKNLVSGDAVLFLRGENGELRLGIRRAVRPRNDLPESVIGSQNCYPNVLSSVANAVSTKSKFHVFYSPRASHADFVVPYQKYVKSIKSPLSTGTRFKMRLEMDESQERRCNSGTLIATSDLDPYRWPKSKWRCLMVRWDEDFESNHQDRVSPWEIDPSAPLPPLSIQSSPRLKKLRTGLQVASPSHHITAARGSGLVGFDESVRSPKVLQGQENTGFVSLYYGCDTVTKPLGFEMSTPSHPNLGSAEVRKVTSSELSSVHPFSYAGFVETNRFPRVLQGQEICPLKSLTGKVDLNLGAWGMPNLGFNLHQATKPNFQPTLFPYGDIHQAGQASLFCSKSTTFQRENVPFNKPSTQAGIIVNEVGRPELPNEHKLQDNLSAAASLGAANMGVPNDNNVQGKVNACKLFGFSLSGETTAQNLQNSAKRSCTKVHKQGSLVGRAIDLSRLSSYNDLLSELERLFGMEGLLKDPDKGWRILYTDSENDIMVVGDDPWHEFCDVVCKIHIYTQEEVEKMTIGMISDDTHSCLEEAPIITEASKSSSVGQPDYSPTAVRV, from the exons ATGGAATTTGATCTGAACCATGAAGTGACTGAGGTTGAGAAAAATGCATTCTGTGATAGGGAATGTGAGAAAGATGCTGGTGTTAGTTGTTGGTCCTCTTCCACTTCTTCATCTTCTAGTTCCTCTTCAGCTCGTGTATCCTCTTCTTACCTTGAGCTTTGGCATGCTTGTGCTGGCCCCCTCACTTCTCTTCCCAAGAAAGGAAATGTAGTGGTCTATTTTCCACAAGGTCACTTAGAACAGGTTGCCTCTTTCTCTCCTTTCACACCAATGGAGATTCCCTCTTACGATCTTCAGCCACAGATCTTTTGCAGGGTTGTCAATGTCCAGCTACTT GCCAACAAGGAGAATGATGAGGTTTATACACAGGTTACTTTGCTTCCTCAGGCCGAG TTGGAAGGGATGAATTCAGAGGGCAAAGAACTTGAGGAATTTGGAGCAGAAGAGGAGGGAGATGAAAGATCACCAACTAAATCAACCCctcacatgttttgcaaaacaCTAACTGCCTCGGATACCAGCACACATGGGGGCTTTTCTGTTCCTCGTAGAGCTGCTGAAGACTGTTTTCCTCCTTTG GATTATAAGCAGCAGAGGCCTTCACAAGAGCTTGTTGCCAAAGACCTGCATGGTGTGGAGTGGAAGTTTCGTCACATTTACCGAG GTCAGCCAAGGCGGCATCTACTCACTACTGGCTGGAGTATTTTTGTAAGCCAAAAGAATCTTGTTTCTGGTGATGCAGTACTCTTTCTAAG GGGTGAAAATGGTGAATTGAGATTGGGAATCAGAAGAGCTGTTCGACCTAGAAATGATCTTCCTGAATCAGTTATTGGTAGCCAGAACTGCTACCCCAATGTCCTTTCTTCCGTGGCAAATGCAGTATCCACCAAAAGCAAGTTTCATGTTTTCTACAGTCCAAG GGCAAGTCATGCAGACTTTGTTGTTCCATATCAAAAATATGTCAAAAGCATCAAGAGTCCACTGAGCACTGGGACAAGATTCAAAATGAGACTTGAAATGGATGAATCTCAAGAAAGAAG GTGTAACAGTGGCACGTTGATTGCAACTAGTGATTTGGATCCTTACAGATGGCCAAAATCAAAATGGAGGTGCTTGATG GTCAGATGGGATGAGGATTTTGAGAGTAATCATCAAGACCGAGTATCTCCATGGGAGATTGATCCTTCTGCTCCTCTGCCCCCCTTGAGCATTCAGTCTTCCCCAAGACTGAAGAAACTGCGGACAGGTCTACAGGTTGCCTCACCTAGTCACCACATCACTG CAGCACGAGGCAGTGGGTTGGTGGGCTTTGATGAGTCTGTAAGATCACCCAAGGTCTTGCAAGGTCAAGAAAATACTGGTTTTGTGTCACTCTACTATGGATGTGACACGGTAACCAAGCCACTAGGTTTTGAGATGAGCACTCCGAGTCATCCAAATCTTGGATCAGCTGAAGTAAGAAAGGTTACCTCTTCTGAGCTTAGTAGTGTTCACCCTTTCAGTTATGCAGGCTTTGTGGAAACAAACAGGTTTCCTAGGGTCTTGCAAGGTCAAGAAATATGTCCATTGAAATCTCTGACAGGAAAGGTTGATTTGAACCTTGGTGCTTGGGGAATGCCCAATCTGGGTTTCAACCTCCACCAGGCAACCAAACCCAACTTTCAACCTACATTGTTTCCTTATGGGGACATTCACCAAGCTGGTCAAGCTAGTTTGTTTTGCTCAAAATCCACCACTTTCCAGAGAGAGAATGTCCCATTTAATAAACCATCCACTCAGGCAGGAATCATTGTAAATGAAGTTGGACGACCAGAACTCCCAAATGAGCATAAGCTGCAGGACAATCTTTCTGCTGCTGCTTCATTAGGGGCTGCAAATATGGGGGTTCCTAATGACAATAATGTCCAGGGAAAAGTAAATGCCTGCAAACTATTCGGGTTTTCTTTGTCTGGGGAAACCACTGCCCAAAATTTACAGAACTCTGCTAAAAGAAGCTGCACAAAG GTTCACAAGCAAGGCAGCTTAGTTGGAAGAGCTATTGATCTTTCAAGACTGAGCAGCTACAATGATCTGTTGAGTGAACTAGAGAGACTATTTGGCATGGAAGGCCTCCTAAAAGATCCTGACAAAGGATGGAGGATCCTCTACACTGATAGTGAGAATGACATAATGGTTGTGGGGGATGACCCATGGCA TGAGTTTTGTGATGTGGTGTGCAAGATCCATATATACACCCAAGAAGAGGTGGAAAAGATGACAATTGGGATGATCAGTGATGACACTCATAGCTGTTTGGAAGAGGCACCAATCATTACGGAGGCTTCAAAGTCTTCCTCTGTGGGTCAGCCAGATTATTCTCCAACAGCAGTTAGAGTCTAA
- the LOC137810488 gene encoding auxin response factor 4 isoform X2 has protein sequence MEFDLNHEVTEVEKNAFCDRECEKDAGVSCWSSSTSSSSSSSSARVSSSYLELWHACAGPLTSLPKKGNVVVYFPQGHLEQVASFSPFTPMEIPSYDLQPQIFCRVVNVQLLANKENDEVYTQVTLLPQAELEGMNSEGKELEEFGAEEEGDERSPTKSTPHMFCKTLTASDTSTHGGFSVPRRAAEDCFPPLDYKQQRPSQELVAKDLHGVEWKFRHIYRGQPRRHLLTTGWSIFVSQKNLVSGDAVLFLRGENGELRLGIRRAVRPRNDLPESVIGSQNCYPNVLSSVANAVSTKSKFHVFYSPRASHADFVVPYQKYVKSIKSPLSTGTRFKMRLEMDESQERRCNSGTLIATSDLDPYRWPKSKWRCLMVRWDEDFESNHQDRVSPWEIDPSAPLPPLSIQSSPRLKKLRTGLQVASPSHHITARGSGLVGFDESVRSPKVLQGQENTGFVSLYYGCDTVTKPLGFEMSTPSHPNLGSAEVRKVTSSELSSVHPFSYAGFVETNRFPRVLQGQEICPLKSLTGKVDLNLGAWGMPNLGFNLHQATKPNFQPTLFPYGDIHQAGQASLFCSKSTTFQRENVPFNKPSTQAGIIVNEVGRPELPNEHKLQDNLSAAASLGAANMGVPNDNNVQGKVNACKLFGFSLSGETTAQNLQNSAKRSCTKVHKQGSLVGRAIDLSRLSSYNDLLSELERLFGMEGLLKDPDKGWRILYTDSENDIMVVGDDPWHEFCDVVCKIHIYTQEEVEKMTIGMISDDTHSCLEEAPIITEASKSSSVGQPDYSPTAVRV, from the exons ATGGAATTTGATCTGAACCATGAAGTGACTGAGGTTGAGAAAAATGCATTCTGTGATAGGGAATGTGAGAAAGATGCTGGTGTTAGTTGTTGGTCCTCTTCCACTTCTTCATCTTCTAGTTCCTCTTCAGCTCGTGTATCCTCTTCTTACCTTGAGCTTTGGCATGCTTGTGCTGGCCCCCTCACTTCTCTTCCCAAGAAAGGAAATGTAGTGGTCTATTTTCCACAAGGTCACTTAGAACAGGTTGCCTCTTTCTCTCCTTTCACACCAATGGAGATTCCCTCTTACGATCTTCAGCCACAGATCTTTTGCAGGGTTGTCAATGTCCAGCTACTT GCCAACAAGGAGAATGATGAGGTTTATACACAGGTTACTTTGCTTCCTCAGGCCGAG TTGGAAGGGATGAATTCAGAGGGCAAAGAACTTGAGGAATTTGGAGCAGAAGAGGAGGGAGATGAAAGATCACCAACTAAATCAACCCctcacatgttttgcaaaacaCTAACTGCCTCGGATACCAGCACACATGGGGGCTTTTCTGTTCCTCGTAGAGCTGCTGAAGACTGTTTTCCTCCTTTG GATTATAAGCAGCAGAGGCCTTCACAAGAGCTTGTTGCCAAAGACCTGCATGGTGTGGAGTGGAAGTTTCGTCACATTTACCGAG GTCAGCCAAGGCGGCATCTACTCACTACTGGCTGGAGTATTTTTGTAAGCCAAAAGAATCTTGTTTCTGGTGATGCAGTACTCTTTCTAAG GGGTGAAAATGGTGAATTGAGATTGGGAATCAGAAGAGCTGTTCGACCTAGAAATGATCTTCCTGAATCAGTTATTGGTAGCCAGAACTGCTACCCCAATGTCCTTTCTTCCGTGGCAAATGCAGTATCCACCAAAAGCAAGTTTCATGTTTTCTACAGTCCAAG GGCAAGTCATGCAGACTTTGTTGTTCCATATCAAAAATATGTCAAAAGCATCAAGAGTCCACTGAGCACTGGGACAAGATTCAAAATGAGACTTGAAATGGATGAATCTCAAGAAAGAAG GTGTAACAGTGGCACGTTGATTGCAACTAGTGATTTGGATCCTTACAGATGGCCAAAATCAAAATGGAGGTGCTTGATG GTCAGATGGGATGAGGATTTTGAGAGTAATCATCAAGACCGAGTATCTCCATGGGAGATTGATCCTTCTGCTCCTCTGCCCCCCTTGAGCATTCAGTCTTCCCCAAGACTGAAGAAACTGCGGACAGGTCTACAGGTTGCCTCACCTAGTCACCACATCACTG CACGAGGCAGTGGGTTGGTGGGCTTTGATGAGTCTGTAAGATCACCCAAGGTCTTGCAAGGTCAAGAAAATACTGGTTTTGTGTCACTCTACTATGGATGTGACACGGTAACCAAGCCACTAGGTTTTGAGATGAGCACTCCGAGTCATCCAAATCTTGGATCAGCTGAAGTAAGAAAGGTTACCTCTTCTGAGCTTAGTAGTGTTCACCCTTTCAGTTATGCAGGCTTTGTGGAAACAAACAGGTTTCCTAGGGTCTTGCAAGGTCAAGAAATATGTCCATTGAAATCTCTGACAGGAAAGGTTGATTTGAACCTTGGTGCTTGGGGAATGCCCAATCTGGGTTTCAACCTCCACCAGGCAACCAAACCCAACTTTCAACCTACATTGTTTCCTTATGGGGACATTCACCAAGCTGGTCAAGCTAGTTTGTTTTGCTCAAAATCCACCACTTTCCAGAGAGAGAATGTCCCATTTAATAAACCATCCACTCAGGCAGGAATCATTGTAAATGAAGTTGGACGACCAGAACTCCCAAATGAGCATAAGCTGCAGGACAATCTTTCTGCTGCTGCTTCATTAGGGGCTGCAAATATGGGGGTTCCTAATGACAATAATGTCCAGGGAAAAGTAAATGCCTGCAAACTATTCGGGTTTTCTTTGTCTGGGGAAACCACTGCCCAAAATTTACAGAACTCTGCTAAAAGAAGCTGCACAAAG GTTCACAAGCAAGGCAGCTTAGTTGGAAGAGCTATTGATCTTTCAAGACTGAGCAGCTACAATGATCTGTTGAGTGAACTAGAGAGACTATTTGGCATGGAAGGCCTCCTAAAAGATCCTGACAAAGGATGGAGGATCCTCTACACTGATAGTGAGAATGACATAATGGTTGTGGGGGATGACCCATGGCA TGAGTTTTGTGATGTGGTGTGCAAGATCCATATATACACCCAAGAAGAGGTGGAAAAGATGACAATTGGGATGATCAGTGATGACACTCATAGCTGTTTGGAAGAGGCACCAATCATTACGGAGGCTTCAAAGTCTTCCTCTGTGGGTCAGCCAGATTATTCTCCAACAGCAGTTAGAGTCTAA